In the Chitinophagales bacterium genome, one interval contains:
- a CDS encoding UDP-N-acetylmuramoyl-L-alanyl-D-glutamate--2,6-diaminopimelate ligase: MRTLSDILYRVNLLELSGKTDVAITGVCFDSRKVKAGNLFVATRGTNTDGHAFINTAIANGAVAVVFEQLAELKKNGVTYIQVGDSALALGIIAENFYDNPSEKLKLVAVTGTNGKTTVATLLYHLFTGLHYKCGLLSTIENKIAGEVIPASHTTPDAVQISELLQRMHLQGCSHCFMEASSHAIHQQRIAGLKFTGAVFTNISHDHLDYHKTIKNYINAKKLLFDHLPSSAFALVNADDKRGPVMLQNTRAKKQTYSISGMGDFRARIVETSFQGMQLLIDGQEVYTPLVGNFNAYNLLAIYATAVLLGEEKLTVLTQLSRLMPAEGRFDYVISSQQKIMGIVDYAHTPDALEKVLITIKKIRTGNEQLITVVGCGGDRDSAKRPVMAKVASELSDRVIFTSDNPRSEDPQAILEQMKKGIVPLKIGKALTIPDRKEAIRTAVSLSSKGDIILLAGKGHEKFQEIKGVKYPFDDKQVLKESFAQMEK, encoded by the coding sequence ATGAGAACGTTATCCGACATATTATACCGCGTTAACCTGCTGGAATTATCGGGTAAAACGGATGTTGCTATAACGGGTGTCTGCTTTGATTCACGCAAAGTGAAAGCCGGAAATCTGTTTGTTGCCACGAGAGGTACGAATACCGACGGACATGCATTTATCAATACTGCTATTGCCAATGGTGCAGTGGCGGTGGTGTTTGAGCAACTTGCCGAACTGAAAAAAAATGGAGTAACCTACATACAGGTTGGCGACAGCGCCCTTGCCCTCGGTATCATAGCCGAAAATTTTTATGATAACCCTTCAGAGAAATTAAAACTTGTTGCAGTCACGGGCACCAATGGCAAAACAACGGTTGCCACACTTTTATATCACCTGTTCACCGGTCTGCATTACAAATGCGGGTTGCTTTCCACCATCGAAAACAAGATTGCCGGAGAAGTTATTCCTGCTTCGCACACCACGCCGGATGCCGTTCAGATTAGTGAATTGCTGCAACGCATGCACCTGCAAGGCTGTTCACATTGTTTTATGGAAGCCAGCTCGCATGCCATCCATCAGCAGCGCATCGCCGGATTGAAGTTTACCGGTGCTGTATTCACAAATATTTCACATGATCACCTCGACTATCACAAGACCATAAAGAATTACATCAACGCGAAGAAGCTGCTGTTTGATCATTTGCCTTCCTCCGCATTTGCTCTCGTCAACGCCGATGATAAGCGTGGTCCTGTCATGCTGCAGAATACAAGGGCAAAGAAGCAAACCTATTCTATTTCCGGCATGGGTGATTTCCGCGCACGCATCGTGGAAACATCGTTCCAGGGAATGCAGCTGCTGATAGATGGTCAGGAAGTTTACACACCATTAGTAGGAAATTTCAATGCCTATAATCTCCTGGCGATTTATGCAACGGCTGTTCTGTTGGGAGAAGAAAAGTTAACCGTCTTAACACAACTCAGCAGGCTTATGCCTGCAGAAGGCAGGTTTGATTATGTGATCAGCAGTCAGCAAAAGATTATGGGCATTGTTGACTACGCACACACACCGGACGCACTGGAAAAAGTATTGATAACGATTAAGAAGATCCGCACCGGCAATGAGCAGTTGATTACGGTGGTCGGCTGTGGCGGCGACCGCGACAGCGCCAAACGTCCTGTGATGGCAAAGGTGGCCAGTGAACTCAGCGATCGCGTGATTTTCACTTCTGACAATCCGCGCAGTGAAGATCCCCAGGCCATTCTCGAGCAGATGAAGAAAGGCATTGTGCCGCTGAAGATCGGTAAGGCATTAACCATTCCCGATCGCAAAGAAGCCATCCGCACAGCTGTTTCACTGAGCAGCAAAGGCGATATCATCCTGCTGGCCGGAAAGGGGCATGAAAAATTCCAGGAGATAAAAGGTGTGAAGTATCCATTTGATGACAAGCAGGTTTTAAAAGAATCATTTGCACAAATGGAGAAATAA
- a CDS encoding transpeptidase family protein — translation MSIKKDIIWRIGLAYLFMMLLGIAIAWKVFYIQTVEGQRYRSMADSISTRYMPVLAERGNIYSEDGRMLATSLPSFEIRMDMRADGLTNEIFFKHIDSLALSMAHLFGDKAYTDYKKLFSAARKRGDRYFLVKKNVTYPQLLEMKTFPIFRLGQYKGGLIVVQSNKRAYPYKELANRTIGYMRDATVQPVGLEGSWNTQLTGIPGRRLMQRVSGGEFIPINDKNEIEPQNGKDIITTLDVNLQDVAEHALLKTLVTNDADHGCVVVMDVKTGAIKAIANLGRTEQGTYWEDYNYAVGESHEPGSTFKLASLLALLDDGYVDIEDTVDVEKGIHQFWSQTMRDAERHNLSRITVRSAFAHSSNVGISKLVEQHYNKDPEKYLQHLRALGLDKKLNIEIPGEQQPYIKNTKDKRFTRYSLPWMSVGYEIQISPLQMLTLYNAVANNGVMMKPYLVKQIQEYGLPVKEFEPVVLNKKICKDKTLQSLQVILKEVVDSGTARNLRNPNYSVAGKTGTAQIADEKHGYGTRVYQSSFVGYFPAENPLYSCIVVVNAPSKGVYYGAAVAAPVFKEIADKVFATDLDVQPAVGLLAGNTLQKPVAKAGSKSDLLYVCKALGISNHAQGDHPWVTVESGTDFRLTGLAIPEKKGVVPDVKGMGLRDALYLLEECGLQVNVSGAGAVWSQSIAPGAAFEKGQSISIALTL, via the coding sequence ATGAGCATTAAGAAAGACATTATCTGGCGCATAGGCCTGGCATACCTCTTCATGATGTTGCTGGGCATTGCCATTGCATGGAAGGTCTTCTACATACAAACGGTGGAAGGGCAACGCTACCGTTCAATGGCCGACAGCATTTCCACCAGGTATATGCCGGTGCTTGCCGAGCGTGGCAACATTTACTCAGAAGACGGACGCATGTTAGCCACTTCTTTGCCCAGTTTTGAAATCCGCATGGATATGCGGGCAGACGGCCTGACCAATGAAATTTTCTTCAAGCATATTGACTCGCTTGCATTGTCTATGGCGCACCTGTTCGGCGATAAGGCATACACCGATTACAAGAAATTGTTTTCAGCTGCCCGCAAACGTGGTGACCGCTATTTCCTGGTGAAGAAGAACGTAACCTATCCGCAATTGCTGGAGATGAAGACCTTCCCGATTTTCAGGCTCGGACAATACAAAGGCGGACTGATAGTGGTGCAGTCCAACAAACGTGCTTATCCCTATAAAGAACTTGCCAACCGCACCATAGGCTATATGCGCGATGCTACCGTACAGCCTGTAGGACTCGAAGGTTCGTGGAATACACAGCTGACAGGAATACCGGGCAGGCGATTGATGCAGCGGGTTTCCGGGGGAGAATTCATTCCCATCAACGACAAGAATGAAATAGAGCCGCAGAACGGTAAAGACATCATCACCACACTCGATGTAAACCTTCAGGATGTAGCTGAGCATGCGTTGCTCAAAACGCTGGTCACCAATGATGCTGACCACGGTTGTGTTGTGGTGATGGATGTGAAGACAGGCGCGATAAAGGCAATTGCGAATTTAGGTCGCACGGAACAAGGCACCTATTGGGAAGACTATAATTATGCAGTTGGCGAATCGCATGAACCCGGTTCCACTTTTAAGCTTGCGTCATTGCTCGCTTTGCTGGATGATGGCTACGTGGATATCGAGGATACTGTGGATGTGGAAAAAGGCATTCATCAGTTCTGGAGTCAGACGATGCGCGACGCCGAACGCCATAACCTTAGCCGGATCACCGTACGCTCCGCATTCGCCCACTCATCCAATGTTGGTATTTCCAAACTCGTTGAACAGCATTATAACAAAGACCCCGAAAAATATCTGCAGCACCTGCGTGCGCTCGGGCTTGACAAAAAACTGAATATTGAAATACCCGGCGAACAGCAGCCTTACATCAAGAATACCAAAGACAAACGGTTCACCCGTTATTCATTGCCCTGGATGTCGGTCGGCTATGAGATTCAGATCTCTCCGTTGCAAATGCTTACGCTGTACAATGCTGTCGCCAATAACGGTGTAATGATGAAACCATACCTGGTGAAGCAGATACAGGAATATGGATTGCCTGTGAAGGAATTTGAACCGGTTGTGCTGAATAAGAAAATCTGCAAAGACAAAACGCTGCAGTCGTTGCAGGTGATACTGAAAGAAGTGGTGGACAGCGGAACAGCACGAAACCTGCGCAATCCAAATTATTCAGTTGCCGGAAAAACAGGCACAGCACAGATTGCAGATGAAAAGCACGGCTATGGTACACGCGTTTATCAATCCTCTTTTGTCGGATACTTTCCTGCTGAAAATCCACTGTATTCCTGTATCGTGGTGGTGAATGCACCAAGTAAAGGCGTGTACTATGGAGCAGCAGTGGCCGCACCGGTATTCAAAGAAATTGCTGATAAGGTGTTTGCAACCGATCTCGATGTTCAGCCTGCAGTTGGTCTGCTGGCTGGTAATACATTGCAAAAACCGGTTGCAAAGGCTGGTAGCAAGAGTGATCTGTTGTATGTATGCAAAGCGCTTGGTATCAGCAATCATGCGCAAGGCGATCATCCATGGGTTACTGTGGAAAGCGGAACTGATTTCCGGCTGACCGGTCTGGCGATTCCGGAAAAAAAGGGTGTTGTGCCTGATGTGAAAGGTATGGGATTGCGTGATGCATTGTACCTGTTGGAAGAATGTGGTTTGCAGGTAAATGTTTCCGGTGCAGGCGCTGTTTGGTCGCAGAGTATCGCTCCCGGTGCTGCATTTGAGAAGGGTCAATCCATTTCAATAGCGCTGACACTATGA
- the murD gene encoding UDP-N-acetylmuramoyl-L-alanine--D-glutamate ligase, whose product MKQIVILGAAESGVGAAILAKLRGMDVFVSDSGIISEAFKAMLQRYEIAFEEKLHSTKKILAADEVIKSPGIPEKAEIIRQLRGQNISIISEIEFAARFTKSTIIAITGTNGKSTTTSLIHHMLKKSGFDASLVGNIGKSFAKQVAEKDTAFYVAEISSFQLDDCYEFKPHIAVLTNISDNHLDRYHYKLDEYAAAKFRITQKQTAADYFIYCADDAETLKALGRNAVHAEKIGFSMQRQLADGAWSDNNEIIFNLKNNPFSMSLFNLGLRGKHNVYNSMAAGIVGSILDIRKDLIRESLSDFKALEHRLEWVADVHGIEFINDSKATTVNAVWYALESISKPVVWIAGGVDKGNDYSLLLDLVRTKVKAIVCMGLDNRKIHEAFSRSVDLIVNTESMTDAVKSAYRLSTNGDCVLLSPACASFDLFQNFEDRGRQFREAVRSL is encoded by the coding sequence ATGAAGCAAATCGTCATCCTTGGAGCAGCAGAAAGCGGAGTCGGCGCCGCCATACTGGCGAAGCTGCGCGGGATGGATGTATTCGTTTCAGACAGTGGAATAATCAGTGAAGCATTCAAAGCAATGCTGCAGCGATATGAAATTGCTTTTGAGGAAAAGCTGCATTCAACAAAAAAAATTCTTGCCGCAGATGAAGTGATTAAGAGTCCCGGCATCCCGGAAAAGGCGGAGATCATCCGGCAACTGAGAGGTCAAAACATTTCCATCATATCTGAAATTGAATTTGCGGCGCGCTTTACAAAGTCAACCATTATAGCCATCACCGGCACCAATGGTAAATCCACTACCACTTCGCTGATACATCACATGCTGAAGAAGTCGGGCTTTGATGCTTCCCTTGTAGGCAATATCGGGAAGAGTTTTGCGAAGCAGGTGGCGGAAAAGGACACTGCTTTTTATGTGGCCGAGATCAGCAGTTTCCAGCTGGACGATTGCTATGAATTTAAACCGCATATCGCAGTGCTGACCAACATCAGCGACAATCATCTTGACCGGTATCACTACAAACTTGATGAATATGCAGCTGCCAAATTCCGCATCACACAAAAACAGACAGCTGCTGACTATTTCATCTACTGTGCCGATGATGCGGAGACCCTGAAAGCACTCGGGCGTAATGCAGTGCACGCAGAAAAAATTGGTTTTTCCATGCAGCGGCAACTTGCAGACGGCGCATGGTCAGATAACAATGAAATAATTTTTAATCTAAAGAATAACCCCTTCTCCATGTCACTATTCAACTTAGGATTACGCGGAAAGCACAACGTGTACAATTCAATGGCCGCCGGCATTGTTGGAAGCATACTTGATATCCGGAAGGACCTGATACGGGAATCGTTATCGGATTTCAAAGCACTCGAGCACCGGCTCGAATGGGTTGCAGATGTGCATGGCATCGAGTTCATCAACGATTCCAAAGCAACTACAGTGAATGCAGTGTGGTATGCGCTGGAAAGTATCAGTAAACCGGTTGTCTGGATTGCAGGCGGCGTTGACAAGGGCAATGATTATTCATTGCTGCTTGACCTCGTGCGCACCAAAGTGAAAGCAATTGTCTGCATGGGATTGGATAACCGAAAGATTCATGAAGCATTTTCCCGCTCGGTGGATCTGATCGTGAATACGGAAAGCATGACAGATGCGGTGAAGTCAGCCTACCGCCTTTCCACCAACGGTGATTGCGTGTTGTTGTCACCGGCCTGCGCCAGCTTCGACCTATTTCAAAATTTTGAAGACCGCGGACGGCAATTCAGGGAAGCGGTACGGTCACTATAG
- the mraY gene encoding phospho-N-acetylmuramoyl-pentapeptide-transferase, producing MLYHLFKYLETCCDFIGAGMFDYISFRAGMAIIVSLLISLVFGKSLVRFLQLQQVGETIRDLGLEGQMQKQGTPTMGGLIILAAIIIPTLLFARIENVYVITMLISTVWLGLVGFLDDYIKVFKKDKRGLAGRFKIVGQVVLGIIVGSILYFNKGVVIRRELVSAPIGAPLIASDSVQIDKVAARFVDAKLPITTIPFVKNHEFNYARLISWIGDGAEQYTWIIYIIIVIFIITAVSNGANMTDGIDGLATGVSAIIGATLGVFAYLSGNILTADYLNIMYIPNSGELLVYAAALIGACIGFLWYNAYPAQVFMGDTGSLALGGILATMAIIVRKELLIPILCGIFLMETVSVMLQVAYFRYTKRKYGEGRRIFKMAPLHHHYQKLGYAEPKIVTRFWIVGILLAIVTMVTLKIR from the coding sequence ATGCTGTACCATCTTTTTAAATACCTCGAAACGTGTTGCGACTTCATCGGTGCAGGGATGTTTGATTACATCTCTTTCCGTGCAGGCATGGCAATTATTGTTTCATTACTCATCTCGCTCGTCTTCGGTAAATCACTTGTCAGGTTTCTGCAGCTGCAGCAGGTAGGAGAAACCATCCGCGATCTCGGATTGGAAGGGCAGATGCAGAAACAGGGTACGCCTACCATGGGCGGACTGATTATTCTGGCGGCAATCATTATTCCAACACTCTTGTTTGCGCGTATTGAAAATGTATATGTCATCACCATGCTGATCTCAACGGTATGGCTGGGGCTGGTTGGTTTTCTTGATGACTATATCAAGGTATTTAAAAAAGACAAGCGCGGACTGGCCGGCAGGTTTAAGATTGTCGGGCAAGTGGTTTTGGGAATAATAGTCGGATCAATTCTTTACTTCAATAAAGGCGTGGTAATCCGGCGTGAGTTGGTAAGTGCACCCATTGGCGCTCCGCTGATTGCATCCGATTCCGTGCAGATTGATAAAGTAGCTGCACGTTTCGTAGATGCGAAGCTGCCTATTACGACCATACCGTTTGTAAAAAATCACGAGTTCAATTATGCGCGGCTCATCAGCTGGATCGGCGATGGAGCTGAACAGTATACATGGATCATCTATATCATCATCGTCATCTTTATCATCACTGCCGTTTCTAACGGAGCAAATATGACGGATGGTATTGACGGTCTTGCAACGGGCGTGTCAGCCATTATCGGCGCCACACTTGGCGTATTCGCTTACCTGTCAGGTAATATTCTTACTGCCGATTATCTCAACATCATGTACATCCCCAATTCGGGCGAATTGCTGGTGTATGCTGCGGCACTCATTGGTGCCTGCATAGGATTTCTATGGTACAACGCTTATCCGGCGCAGGTTTTTATGGGCGATACCGGTTCACTTGCATTAGGCGGCATCCTGGCAACAATGGCCATCATTGTGAGGAAGGAATTGCTCATCCCTATTCTCTGCGGCATTTTCCTGATGGAAACCGTGTCGGTGATGTTGCAGGTTGCTTACTTCAGATATACCAAACGGAAATACGGTGAAGGGAGAAGAATATTCAAAATGGCACCATTGCATCATCATTATCAGAAGCTTGGTTACGCAGAACCCAAAATTGTTACACGGTTTTGGATTGTGGGTATCCTGCTTGCCATAGTAACAATGGTGACTTTGAAGATCAGGTAA
- the rsmH gene encoding 16S rRNA (cytosine(1402)-N(4))-methyltransferase RsmH has protein sequence MSAYHVPVMLKECMDGLNIQPDGVYVDVTFGGGGHSRAILEKINKGQLIAFDQDLDATANLIHDDRFVFINRNFKHLKSMLRVHGISSVDGILADLGVSSFQLDTEVRGFAYRMDGPLDMRMDKSITLTAEQVINEYASSQLQRIFSEYGEVRNARTLAQHIGEARFTQRIDTVGKFIEVIAPVIRGNRSRYLSQVFQSLRMEVNDEIAVLQDFLEQGRQVLKSGGRLAVLSYHSVEDRIVKNFFRHGNASGETVKDFFGREEKYFRLISKKPVEASEEEVKQNPRAHSARLRIAEKV, from the coding sequence ATGTCAGCATATCATGTTCCGGTGATGTTAAAAGAGTGTATGGATGGGCTGAACATTCAGCCGGATGGTGTTTACGTGGATGTGACATTTGGCGGTGGCGGGCACAGCAGGGCAATACTTGAAAAAATCAATAAGGGGCAATTGATTGCATTCGACCAGGACCTGGATGCAACAGCCAACCTGATTCATGATGATCGTTTTGTTTTTATCAACCGCAATTTCAAACACCTGAAGAGCATGCTTCGTGTACATGGCATCAGCAGTGTGGATGGCATCCTGGCCGACCTGGGCGTTTCTTCTTTTCAGCTTGATACGGAAGTGCGCGGCTTTGCCTACAGGATGGATGGTCCGCTCGATATGCGCATGGATAAAAGCATAACGCTGACGGCCGAACAAGTAATTAATGAATATGCTTCTTCACAGTTGCAGAGAATATTCAGCGAATACGGGGAAGTACGAAATGCGCGCACGCTGGCACAGCATATCGGAGAGGCCAGATTTACGCAGAGGATTGATACGGTAGGGAAATTCATTGAAGTGATTGCGCCGGTTATCAGGGGTAATAGGAGCCGATACCTGTCGCAGGTTTTCCAGTCGCTGCGCATGGAGGTAAATGATGAGATAGCAGTGCTGCAGGATTTCCTGGAGCAGGGCAGGCAGGTATTGAAGTCCGGTGGCAGGCTGGCAGTGCTCTCTTATCATTCTGTGGAGGACCGGATAGTCAAGAATTTTTTCCGGCATGGTAATGCGTCCGGTGAAACCGTGAAGGATTTTTTTGGAAGGGAAGAAAAATATTTCCGGCTGATCAGCAAAAAGCCTGTAGAGGCAAGTGAAGAAGAAGTGAAGCAGAATCCAAGAGCGCATAGTGCCAGGTTAAGAATCGCGGAAAAAGTTTAA
- a CDS encoding putative lipid II flippase FtsW, with translation MNPATVQVEHIFRKTQGDRYIWLVVIFLSIISMLAVYSSTGSLAFKYQGGNMEYYLVKQAMMILFGLFLMYLAHKINYTYYSRIAQLLLYVSVPLLAFTLIFGVEINDARRWLTIPVVNVSFQTSDLAKLALILYLARVLAKNQGNIKDFKSGFLPVMLPPMIVCGLIAPSNLSTAAILFATCLLLMFIGRINMKYIAIMGGAGILLLSLIIIIAMNTSFHARVDTWVSRLSDFFGDGQEAYQVQQSKIAIANGGLFGVGPGNSMQRNFLPSPYSDFIFAIIIEEYGFIGALVLIVLYLFFLLRCIKLFTKSPGAFGAFLAVGLSFSLVVQALINMAVVVHLLPTTGVTLPMVSMGGTSLWFTSLAIGIILSVSRNVEKEEQKHDEATT, from the coding sequence ATGAATCCGGCTACAGTTCAGGTAGAACATATTTTCAGAAAAACACAGGGCGACAGGTACATCTGGCTGGTGGTGATATTTCTGTCTATCATCTCCATGTTGGCAGTGTACAGTTCAACCGGATCACTTGCCTTCAAATACCAGGGCGGGAATATGGAGTATTACCTGGTGAAACAGGCCATGATGATTTTGTTTGGTTTGTTCCTGATGTACCTGGCGCATAAGATCAACTACACTTACTATTCCAGAATCGCGCAGTTATTGCTGTATGTTTCTGTCCCATTGCTTGCGTTCACATTGATCTTTGGCGTTGAAATAAATGATGCGAGGCGATGGCTTACTATTCCTGTGGTAAATGTTTCCTTTCAGACTTCCGACCTGGCGAAACTCGCACTCATACTTTACCTCGCCAGAGTGCTGGCAAAAAATCAGGGTAACATCAAAGATTTTAAATCGGGATTTTTGCCGGTGATGCTTCCGCCGATGATTGTTTGCGGCTTGATTGCACCTTCCAATCTCTCTACCGCAGCCATCCTGTTCGCCACCTGTTTGCTGTTGATGTTTATCGGTCGAATTAATATGAAATACATAGCCATCATGGGAGGTGCCGGCATTTTATTGCTTTCGCTGATTATCATCATTGCCATGAATACATCGTTCCATGCACGCGTCGATACGTGGGTGAGCCGGCTATCTGATTTCTTTGGCGACGGACAGGAAGCATACCAGGTACAGCAATCAAAAATCGCCATTGCCAACGGTGGATTATTCGGCGTTGGTCCGGGCAACAGCATGCAACGCAATTTCCTGCCTTCCCCATATTCTGATTTCATTTTTGCCATCATCATTGAAGAGTACGGGTTCATCGGCGCACTGGTTTTGATTGTGTTGTATCTTTTTTTCCTGCTGCGTTGCATTAAACTGTTTACTAAAAGTCCGGGTGCATTTGGTGCATTCCTGGCAGTAGGGTTGAGTTTCAGCCTGGTGGTGCAGGCATTGATCAACATGGCAGTGGTGGTGCACCTGCTACCTACCACGGGTGTTACGCTTCCCATGGTTAGTATGGGTGGAACTTCACTGTGGTTTACAAGCCTGGCAATAGGAATAATTCTCAGTGTAAGCCGAAACGTTGAAAAAGAAGAGCAGAAGCATGATGAAGCAACCACTTAA
- the mraZ gene encoding division/cell wall cluster transcriptional repressor MraZ codes for MAQTRFLGEFPCTLDAKGRLLFPAALKKQVPAKAKNQFVIHRGFEKCLVLYAKHDWEEISAEVNRLNLYVKDNRDFARYFFRGATPLMLDGTNRLLLPKSLCDSADIKKDIILFGYANRIEVWSDKLYRKQMDEEPRDFVKLAEEVMGRLNNNS; via the coding sequence ATGGCTCAAACCCGCTTCCTGGGCGAATTTCCGTGTACGCTTGATGCAAAAGGCAGATTGCTTTTTCCTGCTGCATTAAAGAAGCAGGTGCCTGCGAAAGCAAAAAACCAGTTCGTTATTCACCGCGGTTTTGAAAAGTGTTTGGTCCTGTATGCAAAGCATGACTGGGAGGAGATCAGTGCGGAAGTGAATCGCCTGAACCTGTATGTCAAAGACAACCGCGACTTCGCCCGTTACTTTTTCAGGGGAGCGACGCCACTCATGCTGGATGGTACAAACAGGTTGTTGCTGCCGAAATCATTGTGCGACTCAGCCGATATTAAAAAGGATATCATCCTGTTTGGCTATGCCAACCGCATTGAAGTGTGGAGTGATAAGCTCTACCGCAAGCAAATGGATGAAGAGCCGCGCGACTTTGTAAAGCTGGCGGAAGAGGTGATGGGCAGGTTGAATAATAATTCATAA
- a CDS encoding AAA family ATPase, which yields MSQHYPRSIYLVGFMGSGKSTVGKQLAALLHYDFIDLDEYLQQQEGTTITQLFEEKGEAYFRERESEYLRRFDASKTQVVATGGGTPCFWENMEWMNQQGTTVYLKATPALLANRLRNEQSHRPLLRGKTGQEVFDYISGKLAEREKYYLSAKVITEAASLTGRKLLGVLQQKA from the coding sequence ATGTCTCAACACTATCCCCGCAGCATCTATCTTGTCGGTTTCATGGGCAGTGGCAAATCCACTGTCGGGAAACAGCTGGCCGCTTTGCTGCACTATGATTTTATTGATCTCGATGAGTATCTGCAGCAGCAGGAAGGAACAACTATCACACAGCTATTTGAAGAAAAAGGAGAAGCGTATTTCCGGGAAAGGGAATCAGAATACCTGCGCCGGTTTGATGCATCGAAGACGCAGGTAGTGGCAACGGGAGGTGGTACACCCTGTTTTTGGGAAAACATGGAATGGATGAATCAGCAAGGCACAACTGTTTACCTGAAAGCTACACCGGCATTACTTGCTAACCGGCTGCGTAATGAACAATCGCATCGCCCTTTGCTGCGCGGCAAAACAGGGCAGGAGGTGTTTGATTATATATCCGGTAAACTGGCTGAAAGAGAAAAATATTATTTATCCGCAAAGGTTATCACCGAAGCGGCTTCACTCACCGGCAGGAAGTTGCTTGGTGTGCTGCAGCAAAAAGCCTGA
- the murG gene encoding undecaprenyldiphospho-muramoylpentapeptide beta-N-acetylglucosaminyltransferase, with product MKQPLKVIISGGGTGGHIFPAIAIANAIRKIDASAELLFIGAAGKMEMEKVPEAGYQITGLPIAGLQRSLSPKNLLLPFKVLNSLMKAYGIIKSYSPDVVVGVGGYASGPVLFAASLVGIPTLIQEQNSFAGITNKILGKRAKRICVAYDGMDHFFPKEKIILTGNPVRKDIINLDGKKTEALRYFGLQPVRKTILVIGGSLGAGTINSSIRSALDDFEKAGVQILWQTGRRYFESNRAAAANRTEAIKVKEFIDRMDLAYAAADVVISRAGALSIAELCICKKPCVLVPSPNVAEDHQAKNAMSLVSKKAALMVKDSEAEEKLINTVLDLIINEALQQKLSTNIGRLAKPNADDEIAKLVIGLKN from the coding sequence ATGAAGCAACCACTTAAGGTAATCATCAGCGGTGGAGGGACCGGTGGCCACATCTTTCCGGCAATAGCAATTGCCAATGCTATCCGAAAGATTGATGCATCCGCTGAATTACTTTTTATCGGTGCTGCGGGAAAGATGGAGATGGAAAAAGTGCCTGAAGCGGGTTATCAGATAACGGGCTTGCCGATTGCCGGTTTGCAACGCAGCCTGTCGCCAAAAAATCTGCTATTGCCGTTTAAAGTGTTAAACAGTCTGATGAAAGCATACGGAATTATTAAATCATACAGCCCTGATGTGGTGGTAGGTGTAGGTGGCTATGCCAGCGGCCCGGTGCTGTTTGCCGCATCACTCGTTGGCATTCCGACCTTAATACAGGAACAAAATTCTTTTGCAGGAATCACCAATAAAATACTCGGTAAGCGGGCGAAAAGAATCTGCGTAGCATATGATGGCATGGATCATTTTTTTCCGAAAGAAAAAATTATCCTCACCGGTAATCCGGTTCGTAAAGATATTATCAACCTCGATGGCAAGAAGACGGAGGCACTCCGGTATTTCGGATTGCAGCCTGTTCGCAAAACAATTCTCGTGATTGGCGGAAGCCTGGGTGCCGGAACAATCAACAGCAGTATTCGCTCCGCCCTGGATGATTTTGAAAAAGCCGGCGTACAAATATTGTGGCAGACCGGCAGAAGGTATTTTGAAAGTAATCGGGCAGCCGCAGCGAACAGGACAGAAGCAATTAAGGTGAAGGAGTTTATTGACAGGATGGACCTTGCTTACGCTGCAGCTGATGTGGTGATTTCAAGAGCCGGCGCGCTGTCAATCGCCGAGTTGTGTATTTGTAAAAAACCATGCGTGCTGGTCCCATCACCGAATGTTGCGGAAGATCACCAGGCAAAAAATGCCATGTCGCTCGTTTCGAAGAAAGCTGCACTAATGGTAAAGGATAGCGAAGCAGAAGAGAAACTGATAAATACTGTGCTGGATCTGATTATTAATGAAGCATTACAGCAGAAGCTTTCCACAAATATTGGCAGGCTGGCTAAGCCCAATGCGGATGATGAAATAGCGAAACTGGTGATTGGATTGAAAAATTAA